The Amycolatopsis nigrescens CSC17Ta-90 genomic interval CCTGGTCGTGCACGGCGGGCATGTGCGCAAGGACGAGGATCCGGTGAAGGGACTGGAGAACTGGCGCAAGCTGTTCGAGCGCCAGGCCGACCATGGCGGGTTCGACGTGCCGATCCTGATCGAGAACACCGCGGGCGGGGACAACGCGATGACCCGCGAGCTGGACATGATCGCCAGGCTGTGGGAGTACGTCGGCGAGTTCGGCGCCGGGTTCTGCCTGGACACCTGCCACGCCTTCGCGGCGGGCTGGGACCTGGACGACGCGGTCGGCCGGGTCAGGTCCATCACCGGCCGGATCGATCTGGTGCACCTGAACAACTCCCGCGACGAGTTCGGCTCCACCCGCGACCGGCACGCGAACGTCATCGGCGGTGACGGCACCATCGACCCGGAACAGCTGGTCGCGGTGGCGAAGGAGGCGGGTGCGCCGGTGGTGGTGGAAACCCCGGCCGAGGGGCAGGCCGCCGACATCAAGTTCGTCCGCGAGGCACTCGCGCGGTGACCAGGCGGCTCACCACCGGCGCGCTGCTGGTGCTGACGCTGCTCTGCGGGCTGACCTTGGCGCTCGGTTTCGCGAACAAGGACCGGTGCACCGGCCCGTTCTTCGACGAGCACGGCCGGAGCGCACCGGACTACGGGCAGCGCGGCAACGCCGACGTCTGCTACTCCGACATCCAGCACCTGTGGCTGGGCCGCGACGTCGACAAGCATGCTTTCCCCTATGTCGACGGCGGCCTCAACGAGCAGGGCAGGCTGGTCGGCGGCACCGTCGAATACCCGGTGCTGACCGGGATGCTGATCTGGGCGGGCGCGGCCTTCGCGAACACGGACGC includes:
- a CDS encoding deoxyribonuclease IV, with the protein product MQIGAHVRDDDPLAAARDRDGEVVQFFLADPQGWKVPVAHPQTEELLDSDVEVFIHSPYVLNVASLNNRIRIPSRKGVAQHAKAAATVGAKGLVVHGGHVRKDEDPVKGLENWRKLFERQADHGGFDVPILIENTAGGDNAMTRELDMIARLWEYVGEFGAGFCLDTCHAFAAGWDLDDAVGRVRSITGRIDLVHLNNSRDEFGSTRDRHANVIGGDGTIDPEQLVAVAKEAGAPVVVETPAEGQAADIKFVREALAR